A stretch of DNA from Ricinus communis isolate WT05 ecotype wild-type chromosome 4, ASM1957865v1, whole genome shotgun sequence:
CCGGCACATCCCAAATACCTTGCTCTCTAACACTTccaaaaaatttcaagaatgcCAACCCAAGAGCCATAGGTACCCCTACAGAGACCAAGATTCTCTTTATAACCCTATTAACCACCTCTTTTGGTAGTTCTTCATCGTCACTGCCGTTGTGTTCGTTAGAGGTGGTTGTTTTAATGTCAAGggtgttttcttttatcacaTGTGGTGGTTTTCTGCTCGTAAAGCCTTTGGCATTTGCGTTGAGCCGACTtcttgttgatggattatttTGGCTTCGAAAGATTGTAGGGTGGTGACTTGGGGTCTTTGATTTCCATTGTGGAGATGGTTTTGTGAGGTAGAGGGGTGATCGTTGTGAAGAAACTAGAGCATTCATTGTTTCTTgagttatattttctttatcatgAGTCCAGTCTTTGTATATTGTTATGGCTGGTTATCTTATCCACAAGTAAATGAATGGTGGCATTGCTCAGTGTTAATTTCATTAGATATTTTCtcagtttaaaaaaaaaaaaaaggggccATTCTGTTCATATGCTTTCGTAATTTGCGTGTCAATATATTTTGTGCTAGATTTTTTAGGCCCCATATTCAATATGATTGCTCCGAGAAAATGggccattttatatatattcaatttccTTTAGaaactttttccttttcttttgcaaaatATGGAACAGATTAATAATCCAacatattataagaaaatctctattaaacaataaaaaagagagagaaaataacagCACATCCATTAATGTATCTGCAAATAAAAACATAGAAAGAGGGTTTTGATCCAAAATAACTGAACCTTTAAAGAAAAGGATGGTAGGATTccattcaattcttttttaaagaaaaacaagaaaacaaacagaataagaaaaaaaaagtttttaataCTTCGacaaaagtttttatttttttacataaaaaaggTTGTCAGAGAAGaagatagaaataaattttagttttaaaagaaagaaagaaagaaaagttgaatagatgtttaattaaaaattaataaataataaaattttgaaagggATAAACTTTTTGAAAGGccaaactatttatttatgtaataaataatgatttaaaatattaaattaatttttatgtatatacTAATGAATTTGATTGTTATACGGGAGTTGTAGATTTATTTGctcaaaaagttaaaattacgCTCATTTAACTTTTTGTTACAAGTTAAGGGGCTATTGCTATGCGTCTTTGTCTtcaacccttttttttttttttttgacaatccatttttgggagattaataattgatttggaattcttaatatattaaagGCAAAAAGCAACAAACGaatctataaaattagaaCTAAGATTAtatccaaataaataatattttaacattgaAACCTTTGTGTCTTGAAATGAAAACAAGTTTTAGCCCGTTGTGTTGGCCAGTGGTAGGAAAAACTTCGTTAATCATTTTTCAACAATTCGAAGTTAAAAAGTACATAATCATTATGGTCCTCAGGCTCTCAGCTTGTCGTATGATTTTCGAGAAACCTGCCAAGTAAATCATTAACATTGACATTGATTAATTGGGTCAAGGCACGCCACTAGATTAATACTA
This window harbors:
- the LOC8277091 gene encoding uncharacterized protein PAM68-like; this encodes MNALVSSQRSPLYLTKPSPQWKSKTPSHHPTIFRSQNNPSTRSRLNANAKGFTSRKPPHVIKENTLDIKTTTSNEHNGSDDEELPKEVVNRVIKRILVSVGVPMALGLAFLKFFGSVREQGIWDVPVWIVFATTFLTFGTSALGIAYGALSASLDPNKKGSLLGFEEVQENWVEMWKEEDGNN